AAGTCCGGAAGCAGCCATCAAGGCGTGAAGACCTATCGTCTTCAAGGTTACAGTTTTTCCTCCTGTGTTTGGTCCTGTGACAACTAAGGAAGTGCATTTCTTCCCAATTTCCACATCAATCGGGACCACTTCCTGGAGAGGAATCAAGGGATGCCTCCCCTTTTTCAACTTCATGTATCCTTGATTGTTAAGTTTGGGTTGAACGGCCTTCATTCGATGAGCATAGGAAGCCTTAGCAAAGGTGAAATCAAGTTCGGCCAGGACCTTCACATTATGATCTAACACATCAGCATGCTCTGCCACAATTCCTGTTAGAATCTGCAGAATTCGTTCTACTTCTCGTTCTTCCTTAAAACGAAGCTCCCTTAATTGATTATTAGCTTGGACTACAGCTTCCGGTTCGATAAAAAGGGTCGCTCCTGAAGCGGATTGATCATGGATCATCCCGCCAAAAACGTGTCGATATTCCTGCTTCACCGGAATGACATAACGATCACCACGAATGGTAACAATACTTTCTTGAAGCATCTTTTGATAAGAGGTGGATCGAATAATATTTTCTAGTCGGTCTTTAATCCGGCCTTCAGTCGCTCGGATTTGTGAACGTACTTGCGCAAGGGCTGGACTAGCACTGTCCATTACTTCGCCATGCTCATCAATAGCATCATTAATATCTTCTTCCACCCTCTGCAGTCTCTCGATCTGGAGGATTAATTCCTCAAGTAAAGGCAGCTCCTGTTGTTCCAAGAGAGCTTCAATAAACCTTCTTAACCTCCAGCCTCCATAAACGGTACCCGCCACATCAAGAAGCTCCCCAGGATTCAAAGAAGCTCCAAGCTTGGCTCGAGCGAGAGATCGTCGGATATCGCGAATCCCACCAAAAGGGACGCTTCCCTTCAAGCGGAGAACCGTATATCCTTCAAAGGTTAATTGCTGTCTTAATTTAGCTTCTTCTAGTTCTGTCGTTGGTACGAGTTGTTCTATTTTTTCTCTTCCCAAAGAGGAAGAGGCATTGTCCATTAGTTGATGAATCACCTTGGTAAACTCAAGTGTTCGATACAAGCGTTCTTCCACTACGGAATCCCCTTTCACACAATATCTGATCTATTATATATCATTCTTTGCCTAACAGAAAAGTATAGGCCCAGTCATCGTGGGAAAAACTATTTGTACTTCTTTACGGGAAGGAATGGTATGGATGGCATGGATTAGCCATATTATCCGTTTTTTTGTAGCGACCATCGTACTCTACTTTGTAGGCTTCCTTGTACCGGGTTTTACTATCCGCGGGTTAACAACCGCAATCGTTACTGCAGCGGTCATCGCTGCATTAGGCTGGATTTTCGAAGCCTTCTTTGGTGGAGAGCTCTCTCCCTATGGCAGGGGCATTGCCGGGTTCTTGTCAACAGCACTGATCATATATCTGACGAAGTTCATCGTATACGGAGTGGAAGTAACTTTAATTGGCGCTTTACTTGCCTCACTTTTAGTTGGAATCATTGACCTTTTTCTCCCTGCAAAGTCAAGGTTCTGGGGAAAAAGTTGAAAAAGGCTGATCCGTTAAGTCGGTTACCGACCTGGATCAGCCTTTTCTTCCAGTTATGAAGTTTTTATTGCTGTTGTTGACCGGCTAATGCACTCTCTGCCATCTTTACTAAACGCTTAGTAATCTCCCCACCGACTGAACCGTTACCGCGAGCAGTGGCATAAGCACCAAAATCGTAGACACCAAATTCATTGGCAATCTCATATTTTATTTCATCAATCAATGAAGCAGACTGGGGAACAATCAATTTGTTTCGGTTGGCCATGAAGCTAACCTCCTTTAATTGAGTGTACCTTTATCATGCCATAGGATGTGTTTCTTCATGCCCTGTAAAATAAGGAGTTGATGGGTTCTATAGGATATCGCTTCGATCATGAGGACGGGGAGTAGGAACATTCCGGATATGTTCTGAAATAAAAGGGGATAGATCGAACAGATATTGTGTAATGGCAGACTGGTAATAAGTTTTCTTCCACTTTCCACTCGGAGCCATGTCAAGCAAGTGGATGGAGACCATCAAGAACAGGAGCATGAGCAAGCCACCCAGGATAGCTCCAAGACTGCGATTGAGTATTGAGATAATAGGCAGCTCTGCAAAAGATTGAAGTACCCTTCCCATGATATTGCAAAGAAACCGAACAATAAAAAATAAGAGGATAAACGCCAGCGCTGAATAAATGAATGAATGAAGAGAACTCATACTAAGCAACATCTGTAAAAGAGGATTGGTGCTTTCTGCCGGGAGAGGAAATTGCTCTTGTAGAAATACAGCAGTATCCAAAGAAAAGGAGTATGCAACAACAAGAGAGACAATCAGGCCCACTAAACCGATGGCAAGCTTGACAAATCCCCTATGATGACCATAAAAAAGACTTATCATAAAAAGGCCGATAAGACCTATATCGACAATGTTCATTCCTTACGCTTTTCCTCCTCTTCTAAAATCCGGAGCAACTCCTCATATTCCTTTTTGAGCTGAAAAAATTCATCTGCAATATTTACAGCGGAAAGCACAGCAATTTTAGCCGTATCTAGCCTGGCATTCCCATTAGCAATATGTCTCATTTTCTCATCCACGTAATGAGCCACAGAGCGTAAATGCGAAGCACTTGCCTTTCCAACCATACGATATTGATGTCCATATATATCAACTGTTATTTTTATTTTTTCATCTTCTCGCACCACTTATTTCCCCTTCCCAATATAAGCTTGTCCTTACAAATTAATATTATACATTTTTTGCAAGGGCTGTGGAACTCTATGTTCCACCTAATTATGAGCAATATCTAGAAAAAGAGGTCTGACCCCCCGATTAGGTCAGACCTTACAATATCTACTATCCACGCAGTTCTGCTTTATATGCCTTCGCCAGTCCCTGAACGACTCTGTCATGAGCTTCATTAACTTCTTGATCGGTCAAGGTGGTTTCCGCACTGCGGTAAACTAAGGAGAAAGCCATACTCTTCTTCCCTGCTCCAATTTTTTCACCCGTATACACATCGAATAGCTCAACTTTTTCAAGGATTGCTCCTGCTTGCTCTTCAATCACTTGTTGCAGCGCAGCTGCAGAGGTTCCTTCTTCTACCACGATGCTTAAATCACGTGTACTCGCCGGATATTTAGGTAAGAACTTGTATTGGTTCATGGTTGCTACGTAACTGTAGAGCTTTTCCAAATCGATTTGGAAGACAAACGTTTCATCTAGATCGTATTTCTTTTGAAGTTCTGGATGTACCTGTCCGAGATAACCAACACATTCATCCTGTACATAAAGCCCAGCTGTTCGGCCTGGATGCATTCCCTTCAGGTTTTCTGCCTGTCTGTAAGATACCTGCTGAATTCCTAAATTGTCTAAAACAAGTTCGACGACACCCTTAACCAAATAGAAATCGGCCTTCTCAGCGGAAGAGTTCCAATGATCTCCCGTCCAATTACCCGTTAATAAGCCGGCTAGGCCTAATTTTTCTTCAGGAAGAACGGTTAATCTTTCCTCTTCGCTTATAAACACACGACCCATCTCAAAGATGGCAACATCAAGGTTCTGTCTGTTCCGATTGTAAGAGGCTGTTTCCAACATATGAGGAAGAAGATTTACTCTAAGATGGCTTCGCTCTTCACTCATCGGCATGGAAAGAGGAATTCCCTTGGTCTCTTTATACAAGGTAGCAAAGTCATACATAATCTGCTCGTTGGTAAAAGAGTAAGTGGAGACCTCATATAACCCAGCACCTGTTAACATATTCCGAAGGTTACGCTGGAAGGATTGATAATCTGTTAGTCCTCCTCTAGTTGTAGGTCCAATAGGAAGAGTAGTTGGAATGTGATCGTAGCCGTGAAGACGGGCGACTTCCTCCACTAGATCCACCTCTCTTGTAATATCCTGCCTACGAGATGGAACTTCAACTTCAAACACTTCACCATTGCGAGTATACCTGAATTGCAAACGACCGAGTATCGCCTCTACTTGTTCAGCCTCTAGTGTTGTCCCTAACAGCAAGTTAAGTCTAGATAAACGTAGAGATACCTGTGCTCTCTTGTGTTCACTAGTCATGTCAACGGCCTTTCCTTGGGCCACTGTACCACCAGCCAACTCAACCATAAGCTGAGCAGCACGATCAAGGGCACGGTCTACTGCTTCCGGATCTACTTCTTTCTCAAACCGGAGGCTTGCTTCCGAACGCAGACCTAACTTTTTAGCTGTCTTACGAATGGACTTCCCGCTAAAAAGTGCTGATTCAAGAAGGATTGTGGTTGTTTTATCTGAGACCTCAGAGTTCGCTCCTCCCATTACACCAGCGATCCCGATAGGCTTCAATTCATCTGTGATGAGAAGCATCTCCCCATCAAGCGTTCGCTCTATATCATCTAGAGTTGTCAATTTTTCTCCGTCTTTTGCAAGACGCACGACAATACGTCCTTGATGAACTTCATCATAATCGAAGGCATGAAGCGGCTGCCCCATCTCAAGCATCACGTAGTTCGTAATATCTACAATATTGCTAATAGGACGGATACCTGCAGCCATTAATCGGCTTTGCATCCACAAAGGAGAGGAACCAAGTTTAATATTAGAAATAAGACGAGTAGCATAATGTGTGCAGTGCTCCGCTGCTTCGATGGATACCTCCACTTTCCCATTAATTGATTCAGCCGCTTCTTCAACCACGGCATCAGGCAGCTGTACTGGGCGGTCGAGGATGGCACCGACCTCATATGCCACTCCTAGCATGCTTAAACAATCGGAACGATTAGGGGTTAGACCTAGTTCTAGAATATAATCATCTAATCCAAGGTAAGTAATAGCGTCTTGACCCACTTCGGTCTCTTCCGGTAATACCATAATTCCTTCCTGTTGAGCCTTAGGGAGAAGCTTATCATTAAGCCCTAATTCCTTTGCGGAGCAAATCATCCCTTGAGACTCCACCCCTCTAAGCTTGGCTTTCTTGATCTTAAGTCCTCCTGGCAGCTCTGCCCCTACAACGGACACGACAACCTTTTGGCCAGCATCAACGTTAGCTGCTCCACAGACAATCTGCAATCGAACGGTCTCACCTACATCGACTTGGCACACATTAAGTTTATCAGCGTCTGGATGTTTGCTTCTCTCCACCACATGACCGATTACGACTTTGGATACTCCTTTATTTCGAGCTTCCACACTTTCTACTTCAATCCCGCTGCGCGTCAGTCTTTCCGCTAGATCCTCCGGTGTAATCCCTTCTAAATCCACATATTGCTTTAACCAGTTATAGGAAACTTTCATGACTTTTCACCACCTACTTACGATTGAATTGTTTTAAGAATCGAATGTCATTGTTATAGAAATGTCTAATATCTTCTATACCGTACTTAAGCATGGCAATACGCTCTACACCCATTCCAAAGGCAAAACCAGTATATTTTTCCGAATCATAGCCCGACATTTCGAGGACCTTAGGATGAACCATTCCTGAACCTAAGATTTCGAGCCATCCTGTATCTTTGCATACTCGACAACCATGACCTTTACAAACAGCACAGGTTACATCGACTTCTGCGCTTGGTTCGGTGAACGGGAAGAAGCTAGGTCTTAATCGAATGCTCACATCTTCACCAAACATCTCACGAGAGAAAGCAAGAAGAATTCCTTTTAGATCGCTCATGCGAATGTCCTTGCCGATGACAAGACCTTCAATCTGAGTAAAGACATGGGAATGTGTAGCATCGTCATCATCCCTGCGATACACTCGTCCAGGACAAATGATTTTTACTGGTACTTCCCCTTGCTTATTCTCCATTACTCGCGCTTGATTAGGAGAGGTATGGGTACGCATTAACAAATCTTCTGTAATATAAAAGGTATCTTGCATATCTCGTGCGGGATGGTCCTTAGGCAGGTTGAGAGCTTCAAAGTTGTAATAATCTGTCTCTAACTCGGGCCCTTCAGCAATCTCAAAGCCTAATCCAATAAAGATATCTTCAATTTGCTCGATGATTTGTGTAAGAGGATGCTTATTTCCTTTAGGCAACTGCTTTCCTGGAAGAGTAACATCCAATCGTTGACTCTTAAGTTGTTCTATTAACGCTGCAGCCTCTAGTGACTCCTTCTTCTGAGCCAATAACCCTTCAATAGCATTTCGAACTTCGTTAGCCAGCTGACCAATAAGCGGTCGCTCTTCTGCAGAGAGCTTCCCCATTCCTTTCAAGATCTCTGTGAGCTCACCTTTTTTACCTAAATATTTCACTCTTAGGTCGTTAAGCTCGTTCAAATTGCCTGCCTCTTGAAGCTGACTAAGTGCTTTTTCTTTCACTTCCACTAATTGTTCACGCACATTCTTTCCTCCTTGCTTGCTTAAATAAATAAAAAAAGACCTCCGTCTGCAAGGGACGAGAGGTCGCGGTACCACCCTTATTAGAACCAAAGGACTATTATCTCCCTTAGTTCTCACTTAGTAATTGTTAACGGAGATTATGACTCCGGTACCCCCTACTATAAGGTTCAGGGGACAGCTCAAGAGTGAATTCTATAGGCTTCTACTACCCTAAGTTGGCTTTCAGTCACGGCCAACTCTCCCTGTCTTAACGCTTGCAGATCGTGCAAGCAATCATAGATTGTTCCTATATACTGGTCTCTTTCACAGCTTTTACTTTCAGCTTTTGATTTTCAGAATTTATTATAATCAATCTGAGCATAGGTTGCAACTTACTTTCGCTGGCGAATGGCTTCGTACATGATAATCCCCGCAGCCATCGCGGCATTCAAGGACTCAGCCTGACCATAGATCGGGATCTTTACGAACTTATCACACTGTTTAAGAATAGACGCTGATACACCGTTGGCCTCATTACCAATCACAATGGCAACAGGGCCATCATAGAGAGCCTCGTCGTACGGTACTGCTCCCTCCAAGCTCGTCGCCAGGATTCTAAATCCTCGCTCAGAAAGCTCATGACAAATCTCATTTAAATCGGTTTGAACTATGGGCAGATGAAAAATAGAACCCATCGTAGACCGAATGGTTTTTGGGTTGTATACATCAACGGTACCCTTCCCTAGGATGACACCTTGAATTCCTGCAGCATCTGCAGTTCGAATCATGGTACCAAGATTACCAGGATCCTGGATAGCATCTAGGAGTAAGAGTACAGGAGAGTCTTGAATCAGCTCGTCCACCTGGTTCACTGGTATATCTACGATAGCAAAAATCCCTTGAGGGTTCTCGGTTTCTGATAATTTATGCGCGATAGGCTCGGTGATCCAATAAACCGTAGCTAAACTATTCTGTAAGGACTGTTCTAGCTTCGACTGTAAATGAAACCCCTCCATAATCAGAACCGTTCGAATACCCGCTTTACTTTTAAGTGCTTCCTCTACCAAATGAAGACCTTCGATAAGAAAAAGCTGCTCCTTATCTCTACCTTTTTTACTATTCAGCTTGGCCCATTCTTTGACCTTGGAATTCTGAACAGATTGAATGGTTTCCCACACGAACATATCACTCCTATTTTGTCTTCTCCTCCATACGCTTCAAATCAACGTTATGACCGATAACAACGAGAATATCGCCCTCAGAAATCGTGTCTTCTGCCTTAGGTGCTATGTTAATATTCGGTCCGCTCTTAATCGCCATCACGTTCACACCAAACTTAGCACGAACATTGAGTTCAATTAAATTCTTGCCTACCATGCGGTCCGTTGCTGCAATCTCCGCTACGCTGTAATCTTCAGCTAACTCAATGAAATCGAGTATACCTGGGGAGATTAAATTGTTAGCGACACGACTTCCCATGTCCCTCTCCGGGAATACCACACGGTCAGCCCCAACCTTATAAAGTACTTTACCATGACGTTCATTTTGAGCTTTTACAACGATCTGCTTTACACCCAGTTCCTTAAGGATCAAGGATGTAAGGATGCTCGCTTGAATATCTTCCCCAATAGCTACGACTACCACATCAAAATTCCGTATCCCCAGTTCCTTCAGTGCATGTTCATCCGTTGAATCCGCTTGAACCGCGTAGGTAACATATTGGATATGCTCCTGAATCTTCTCTTCATTGGAGTCGATGGCCATTACATCATATCCCATCTCATAAAGCGTCTTCGCGACACTTGAGCCAAACCGCCCCATTCCTATAACCGCAAACGTTCTCGCAGCCAATGCTTGTCTCCCCCAGTACCCGATTTTTCCATCCATTATAACATAGTATATCCATTTCAAGTTTGGGTAAAAATGATCCTCTCCGCAAACAATACCAAAGAAAATAACCCTTTAATTGAGGAGGAGCGTTGCACATGAATATCAGCCAGGTTAATTTACGGGAAGCGGTTATGGCCAATGTTTCTGATTCTTCCCTAGGTGAATTGCGAAGCACCATTATGGACGCGATTGAAAGCAGAGAGGACAAGACTCTTCCCGGCCTCGGGGTTTTATTCGAAGTTCTCTGGAATCAAGCAGATCCTTCCAAACAGGGAGAGATTCTTCAACTGTTACATCAGGGATTGGGACAAAAGTGAGGAAAAAAAGCTTCCCTGAAATGACATTCAAGGAAGCTTTTTATATCGTCTTTCTATTACACTTGTTTAATTTCTTCTAACTTTGCTTGATCCAATCGCTTGATGACTTCGACCAAAAGTTTCACTGCGTTCTCGAAGTCATCTCGATGTAGGATTGCAGCATGGCTATGAATGTATCGTGTAGCTATACTCACAACCATCGACGGGACTCCCTTATTATGAAGGTGAAGTCTTCCAGCATCAGTACCTCCGCCAGCAACTGTATCAAACTGATAAGGAATTCCTAATTCATCAGCTGTATCAATGACAAAGTCCCGTAATCCTCGATGAGGAATCATAGACGCATCAAACAGCAAGAGCTGCGGTCCGCCCCCAAGCCTTGATTGCGCATCTTCCTTCTTAATACCTGGTGTATCCCCTGCAATACCGACATCTACAGCAAAAGCGATATCGGGTCCAACCGCATGAACCGAAGTCTGCGCACCACGCAGTCCCACTTCTTCTTGCACGGTTCCGACTCCAAAAACTACATTCGGATGCTCTTCTTCTTTAAGACGTCTTAGAACCTCGATCGCAATCGCACAACCAATTCGATTATCCCAAGCCTTAGCCATCATCAGCTTTTCATTTTTCATAACGGTGAAAGGACAAATCGGTACAACCGTATCTCCCGGTCTGACTCCGAAATCTTCGGCTTCCTCCCTACTTGAAGCTCCGATATCGATAAACATATTCTTCTTATCCACTGGTTTTCTTCTAGCTTCTGGAGAAAGGATATGAGGAGGCGTAGAACCAATGACTCCTTCAATTGGACCTTTCCGCGTTAATATCGTTACTCTTTGCGCTAGCATCACTTGCTCCCACCAGCCACCTAGTGGTTGAAAACGCAAGAAGCCTTTATCCGTAATCATCGTAATCATGAAGGCCACTTCATCTAAGTGTCCTGCAACCATAACCTTAGGACCTTCAACATTTCCTGTACGCTTGGCGATCAAACTCCCTAGATTATCGGTATAAACCTCATCCGCATAAGGAGCTATGTATTTTTTCATGACTTCCCTTACTGGCCCTTCGTGTCCAGGGGCTCCTGGTGTCTCGGTTAGTTCTTTAAACATCTCTAAGGTTTTGTCTTCCATCTTGTGTCCCTCCTTATCAGTGAGTGTTGGGGCATTATATGCCCCCATTTCGTTTATTATAACTTAAAATTCCAAAATTTTCACTTTAGCAAGCGGCCCAGAAAAATAGGCAGGACCCTTCCCTACTTCATAATAGACAATTAACATGCTGGGCTCTTCCTGAATTTCTCCTTTTTGAATATACAAGGACAAATCAAAAGGAATCACTTCTAGGACCGCATGTTTATGAAGATCCTTTTCATCCAGCCTTAGTGCAGCAAAGTCGTTCCCTAACCAAGCTGGATTCTCTGCAACTAGACGCATATATCTTTGTTGTTCTTGTTTGCCCATATCGAATGTCCACCAAGTTTTTCTTGGCTTATTCTTCTGAGTAAGGAAATAATCGAGTTGCATTAACCCCTTGATAACAGGCAACTGATCCACTTTTGATTGTTCTAGAAAATCATACAATCTTACAAATAAATCCTCGAGCTGATGTCCAATTCTTTGCCACCCACGTTCTTCCCAATAGTCTCCGAATTGCTGGAAGAAGTCAAAAGGAGTTTCAAACACACGAGAGACAAGGAATTCTAACGTGTGATCCATCCGATGAGCGTTCCAGTACTTTTCTAATACATCCTCTACCCTTTTTATCTTGACAATGTCGCTGAAGGGGAGAACATTATTTCCTAGTATTTCATAGGGGGAATGTTCCATCCAAACATAGCCGTATTTCTCAGCATTCAACCTTACCCCAGTTCCTCTCAACATCTTTAAGAAACCTAACTGAAGCTCTTCTGGACGCAGGGCAAAAACATCATTAAAGGTTTTGCGGAAGGATAAATAATCCTCCTCTGGTAATCCTGCAATTAAATCTAGGTGTTGATCAATATTTTTGGCTTCCTTAATCGTTCGTACCGTATAGCTTAATTTTTCGAAATTTTGTCTCCGGTTCACAATCAGGTTGGTTTCATCTCTCGTGGATTGGACACCAATTTCAAATCGAAATACTCCAGGTGGTGCATGCTTCGCTAAGTAATCTAACACCTCCGGACGCATGATATCAGCCGTAATCTCAAACTGGAAAACGGTGCCCTTATGGTTTTGAATAAGGAATTCAAAGATTTCTAATGCATAGTCCCTCTTAATATTAAAGGTGCGATCTACAAACTTAATAAGCTTAACCCCATTGTCGATGAGATACTTCAATTCCTGTTTGGTCCGTTCAATGTCAAAATAACGTACTCCGACCTCAATAGATGAGAGACAGAAGCTACAGGAGAAAGGACATCCTCTTGAGGTTTCAAAATAGACCACTCGGTTTCTCAGTTCGGGAAGATCAGGAAAGTCTTGGAACGGAGAGGGAATATTGTTTAGATCTAACTTGGGACGTGGGGGATTGATGACGGGAACCCCATCTTTCCGATAGGCGACGCCAAAAACCAGGTGATACTTCTTGTCACCGGAGATTTCCTGTAATAAATGATGAAACGTCTCCTCTCCTTCACCCACGACAATAAAATCCACACCAGACAAGCGATTCATCCAGTACTCTACATCGTAGGAAACCTCCGGTCCCCCTAATACGATTTGAATGTCTGGCTTTATCTTTTTTAACATATCTATCACAATGATCGTTTCTTCTATATTCCATATATAGCAGGAAAAACCGACTACATCTGGCTGATGTAAAAAGATATCCGTGACAATATTCATTGGTGTATCCTTTATCGTGAACTCCCTTATCTCAATTGGAAAATCCTTTTCACAGTAGGACTTCAGATAACGAAGAGCTAATGACATATGAATGTACTTTGCATTCAACGTTGCAATCACGGTATTCATTTAGGTTGACCTCCTTCCTGTATGCTTCTTCCTATTATTGTTGCCTATAATCGTATAAATTTTTTACCCTAAGTGCAAGTTAGCACTAGTTAAGTAACCAGGTAACAATCATTTCATTTTATCCTACTTTGAAGATAAAATTCAATGAATCCATTTTGGTCTTCATTACGTATATATATTATGTTAAATATCTTCACGTTTGGAGGAAGATTCATGGTTCTTATTTTTCGCGCGCTTCTGTTTATTCTCATTGCCATTGCGTTCTATTGGTGCTTTCGATTCTTTCTCAATCCCCAGCGGAAATTGGCTCAAGCCTTAGAAGAAAAGCGCACATTAATCATGGACGATAAGAGCAGCGTCCATCGAAATATATTGATTGCTTATAAAGGAGTTCTGTTTGAAGGTGAGAAGTATATGGGCACTACACCAGATGCTTTTCAGATCATAAAAATTCATATTTGGCCCAGAGATCATCAGCGGCTTGTGGGGTTGGAGAAAAAAGATTTTGAGGAATTAAAACAAATTGTCCAGGGAAGATATCCTTTTGCGGAGATAACCTGGAAAAGCCCTATTAAAGAGTTTCTGCAAGATCGATTACCATAAACTAAAGAAACAGGCTGACTCTATTACGAGTCAGCCTGTTTTGAATAAGATGAGTTATTATTGCTTAATAACTTCAATAATAGCATTAGTCATCTCTTGCGTTCCAATCGCTGTTTCCTTCTCTTCAGCAATATCCCCTGTTCTCAAACCGTTATTCAAAACAGTCTCTACAGCATCTTCAATTCTCTTCGCAGCGGCATCTAAGCCTAGAGAATAGCGAAGCATGAGGGCAGTAGATAGGATGGTAGCAATTGGGTTGGCGATTCCTTTTCCTGCGATATCAGGGGCTGAACCATGAACCGGTTCATACAACCCTAGACGGCCATCACTTAAGCTAGCTGACGCTAACA
The Ammoniphilus sp. CFH 90114 DNA segment above includes these coding regions:
- a CDS encoding TrkA family potassium uptake protein; its protein translation is MAARTFAVIGMGRFGSSVAKTLYEMGYDVMAIDSNEEKIQEHIQYVTYAVQADSTDEHALKELGIRNFDVVVVAIGEDIQASILTSLILKELGVKQIVVKAQNERHGKVLYKVGADRVVFPERDMGSRVANNLISPGILDFIELAEDYSVAEIAATDRMVGKNLIELNVRAKFGVNVMAIKSGPNINIAPKAEDTISEGDILVVIGHNVDLKRMEEKTK
- a CDS encoding alpha/beta-type small acid-soluble spore protein, with amino-acid sequence MANRNKLIVPQSASLIDEIKYEIANEFGVYDFGAYATARGNGSVGGEITKRLVKMAESALAGQQQQ
- a CDS encoding M42 family metallopeptidase: MEDKTLEMFKELTETPGAPGHEGPVREVMKKYIAPYADEVYTDNLGSLIAKRTGNVEGPKVMVAGHLDEVAFMITMITDKGFLRFQPLGGWWEQVMLAQRVTILTRKGPIEGVIGSTPPHILSPEARRKPVDKKNMFIDIGASSREEAEDFGVRPGDTVVPICPFTVMKNEKLMMAKAWDNRIGCAIAIEVLRRLKEEEHPNVVFGVGTVQEEVGLRGAQTSVHAVGPDIAFAVDVGIAGDTPGIKKEDAQSRLGGGPQLLLFDASMIPHRGLRDFVIDTADELGIPYQFDTVAGGGTDAGRLHLHNKGVPSMVVSIATRYIHSHAAILHRDDFENAVKLLVEVIKRLDQAKLEEIKQV
- the pheT gene encoding phenylalanine--tRNA ligase subunit beta, encoding MKVSYNWLKQYVDLEGITPEDLAERLTRSGIEVESVEARNKGVSKVVIGHVVERSKHPDADKLNVCQVDVGETVRLQIVCGAANVDAGQKVVVSVVGAELPGGLKIKKAKLRGVESQGMICSAKELGLNDKLLPKAQQEGIMVLPEETEVGQDAITYLGLDDYILELGLTPNRSDCLSMLGVAYEVGAILDRPVQLPDAVVEEAAESINGKVEVSIEAAEHCTHYATRLISNIKLGSSPLWMQSRLMAAGIRPISNIVDITNYVMLEMGQPLHAFDYDEVHQGRIVVRLAKDGEKLTTLDDIERTLDGEMLLITDELKPIGIAGVMGGANSEVSDKTTTILLESALFSGKSIRKTAKKLGLRSEASLRFEKEVDPEAVDRALDRAAQLMVELAGGTVAQGKAVDMTSEHKRAQVSLRLSRLNLLLGTTLEAEQVEAILGRLQFRYTRNGEVFEVEVPSRRQDITREVDLVEEVARLHGYDHIPTTLPIGPTTRGGLTDYQSFQRNLRNMLTGAGLYEVSTYSFTNEQIMYDFATLYKETKGIPLSMPMSEERSHLRVNLLPHMLETASYNRNRQNLDVAIFEMGRVFISEEERLTVLPEEKLGLAGLLTGNWTGDHWNSSAEKADFYLVKGVVELVLDNLGIQQVSYRQAENLKGMHPGRTAGLYVQDECVGYLGQVHPELQKKYDLDETFVFQIDLEKLYSYVATMNQYKFLPKYPASTRDLSIVVEEGTSAAALQQVIEEQAGAILEKVELFDVYTGEKIGAGKKSMAFSLVYRSAETTLTDQEVNEAHDRVVQGLAKAYKAELRG
- a CDS encoding phage holin family protein gives rise to the protein MAWISHIIRFFVATIVLYFVGFLVPGFTIRGLTTAIVTAAVIAALGWIFEAFFGGELSPYGRGIAGFLSTALIIYLTKFIVYGVEVTLIGALLASLLVGIIDLFLPAKSRFWGKS
- a CDS encoding RNA methyltransferase, coding for MFVWETIQSVQNSKVKEWAKLNSKKGRDKEQLFLIEGLHLVEEALKSKAGIRTVLIMEGFHLQSKLEQSLQNSLATVYWITEPIAHKLSETENPQGIFAIVDIPVNQVDELIQDSPVLLLLDAIQDPGNLGTMIRTADAAGIQGVILGKGTVDVYNPKTIRSTMGSIFHLPIVQTDLNEICHELSERGFRILATSLEGAVPYDEALYDGPVAIVIGNEANGVSASILKQCDKFVKIPIYGQAESLNAAMAAGIIMYEAIRQRK
- the pheS gene encoding phenylalanine--tRNA ligase subunit alpha, with amino-acid sequence MREQLVEVKEKALSQLQEAGNLNELNDLRVKYLGKKGELTEILKGMGKLSAEERPLIGQLANEVRNAIEGLLAQKKESLEAAALIEQLKSQRLDVTLPGKQLPKGNKHPLTQIIEQIEDIFIGLGFEIAEGPELETDYYNFEALNLPKDHPARDMQDTFYITEDLLMRTHTSPNQARVMENKQGEVPVKIICPGRVYRRDDDDATHSHVFTQIEGLVIGKDIRMSDLKGILLAFSREMFGEDVSIRLRPSFFPFTEPSAEVDVTCAVCKGHGCRVCKDTGWLEILGSGMVHPKVLEMSGYDSEKYTGFAFGMGVERIAMLKYGIEDIRHFYNNDIRFLKQFNRK
- the zapA gene encoding cell division protein ZapA → MREDEKIKITVDIYGHQYRMVGKASASHLRSVAHYVDEKMRHIANGNARLDTAKIAVLSAVNIADEFFQLKKEYEELLRILEEEEKRKE
- a CDS encoding CvpA family protein: MNIVDIGLIGLFMISLFYGHHRGFVKLAIGLVGLIVSLVVAYSFSLDTAVFLQEQFPLPAESTNPLLQMLLSMSSLHSFIYSALAFILLFFIVRFLCNIMGRVLQSFAELPIISILNRSLGAILGGLLMLLFLMVSIHLLDMAPSGKWKKTYYQSAITQYLFDLSPFISEHIRNVPTPRPHDRSDIL
- the sspI gene encoding small acid-soluble spore protein SspI codes for the protein MNISQVNLREAVMANVSDSSLGELRSTIMDAIESREDKTLPGLGVLFEVLWNQADPSKQGEILQLLHQGLGQK